From one Tsukamurella tyrosinosolvens genomic stretch:
- the hisI gene encoding phosphoribosyl-AMP cyclohydrolase: MTGLDEAIADRLKRNADGLVAAIAQEEGTGDVLMLAWMNDEALARTLATRKGTYYSRSRQQLWIKGETSGHVQEVVDVRLDCDGDTVLLTVRQTGPACHTGTHTCFDGDLLLGRE; this comes from the coding sequence ATGACCGGACTCGACGAGGCGATCGCCGATCGGCTCAAGCGCAACGCCGACGGCCTCGTCGCCGCCATCGCCCAGGAGGAGGGCACCGGCGACGTCCTCATGCTGGCCTGGATGAACGACGAGGCCCTCGCGCGCACGCTCGCCACCCGGAAGGGCACCTACTACTCGCGGTCGCGGCAGCAACTGTGGATCAAGGGCGAGACCTCCGGGCACGTGCAGGAGGTCGTCGACGTGCGGCTCGACTGCGACGGCGACACCGTCCTGCTCACCGTCCGCCAGACCGGACCCGCGTGCCACACCGGCACCCACACCTGCTTCGACGGGGACCTGCTGCTCGGCCGGGAGTGA